Part of the Scomber japonicus isolate fScoJap1 chromosome 2, fScoJap1.pri, whole genome shotgun sequence genome, AGAAGAGATTGACCTCCGCAGCATAGGCTGGGGAAACATCTTCCAGCTGCCTTTCAAACACCTGAGAGACTACCGGCTGCAacttctcctccccttcttcaTCTACAGTGGATTTGAAGTGTTGTTTGCCATCACTGGATTCTCCCTGGTATGGAGTAGAGTAGCTTTTAGTTGCAATGTGTTATCAGTTTAGGAGATAGTTTGTGTCTTAAATAAAAACCCAATATATGTGATGAATTTAGTTTGAAAAGCAAGCTGGAGGTATAATGGTGCAGGCAGACTTTAGTAATAAGGACAGAAAAtatgtctttctttccctctctccacaGTCCTATGGTGTATGTGTATTGGGCCTAAAAAACCTGTGGCTCCTCATTGTCGTCTACGGcctctcctgctctgtcttctcttccctctccttgTGCCTCCTACGCCTCCCGCGCTGGGTGTGTCTGATGGGGGGCGCCGCTGTGCACTTTGTGCTGCTAGTGACTCTCATGACGTTGGATCTGCCCCCAAATAATCCAAAATATCTCGGCCCTTTGCTGGTGATTAGTGTGCTGTGGGGACTCGGCACTGCCCTGAACAAGACGGGCGTCAGCAGTGAGTAGCAGCTGCAGTCACGATGTCTGCGTGTACTGTGCATTAATTTTGTAAATATATGACATGTTTCGGCATAAacacctctctgtgtgtgtgtgtgtgtgtgtgtgtgtgtgtgtgtgtgtgtgtgtcagccctGCTCAGTATGCTGTATGCTGAAGAAAAGGAACGTCTGGACTTTGTCTACACCATCTATCACTGGTGGCAGGCCCTTGCCATCTTCATAGTCTACCTCTGGTCCTACCTGCCTATGAGggtatgtgactgtgtgtgtttgtgtgtttgtgtgtgtgtgtagagtgaatgtttagtgtgtgtttgtgcctatTTTTTGTCCCTTACATCTTGTATTTTTTGTCCTCTCCCTCTCAGGCCAAAATCTCTATCCTATTGGCCACGTTACTGCTGGCAAGCTACTGCTATTGGGTGATGGAGCGTCGCCTCGCTAGGAATGTGATTCCCAGACGGCCTCGGATCCCTCGGCCAAGGCACAAGGTAACCAGTCACAGTGTGCCACGAATAACAGCCCTTCACAGGCCAAGTTATTTAACAAATTCCAACAAGGAGTTTAGTTTCCAGTGAGGGCAGCTATGGTAAAATGGCTCTCATGTTACTGCAGAACGAGTTGAATAAAATCAACTGTCATTTTCGGCAATATTGCCGTTCGTGTGATGTGAACAAAAACAACCAGTGGCAGTTTTTTAATTGCTCAtttgtttcatcatttttgcAATTTCAGCATTAAGCATTTCTTTGCTAATTTCAAATCaaatcttttatttaatatagCTCTCACTGGAATGAATATGCAGTCACCTATGATCTCATGCACTGTTGGATATAAAAATTGTGGGTAAAGTTCAAAGTCAGattatatttactgtagtgTGTATGGCATAGTTATATTAAATAAGCAGTACTCCTCTGTATGTAATGTAGTGTCTTTCTGGGTCCGTGTGGGCTGAGAAGCAATGGATAAATTACacttcaatattaaatattaattcaaGAATATATAAGAAGATGGAATTgagttcattatttttcttttatgtgtgaTATTACACATGAGAATGTAGTATCACACTCACATCATGGCTGCTTAGTGGAAGCAAAAACAGAAGCTGAGGTCAActctgtttgtcatttttaccCGTGGTTTGGTAAAATAGCAGAAGTGCCGTTGCTAGGGTTACCTGCAAACTTTTATACCACGTACTCTAACTTCAAAGTTCAGACTGGTGACGAAAAGCACAACTACATTTGAGGTTTCATGTTACATACTTTTAGCTACCTCCTGCTATCCAATCAGAAATGTTTATGATTAAAGTGTAACTTCTGAGATCAACTCACAGCTTATTTATAGATTTGAGTGTGAATGCAGTCGGCTACTTACTGTAACTGCCTTTCTTTAATCAATCCCTTCTCTATTTACGCTTGGTGTGTTCATTACTTGGCATCTCAAGTAAAACTGTCCAAAGCCTCTACTGAAGCTAAAGCGGTCAGATCAGCAACTGATTTAAACCATCACAACATTGCAGAAGATCAAATCTAACTTCACACCAGAAATCAATTTTTTCTGGAGCCAACAATGCTTTTTGCATCCAGCATGTAAATGCGTCACTCCAAGAAATTCTGTTTATctcagaaataataaataagctATTGAGATTGAGTGTGTGGTGAGATTTAAACTCTTGGAAACATTAATTTGTCTTGCACTGAACCAACTTGCTATGGAAGAAATCCTTCAACTGTGTAGGAGTGAATTCAATCTTATTAATTGCAAACACATTTCGACTCACTGTGACTCACTTCCTCTCCCCAGTTATCAATAGAACATAAAAATTTGTGTCCGCAGGTCAAAGGCTACCGCTACCTGGAAGAGGACAACTCAGATGAGTCAGACTCTGAGAAAAGTGAAGAGGACgagactgaggaggaggaggaggaggagaggaaggacgaCGACGAGCATGTGGCGGAGGAGATcggagcagaggacagagaggaagggggCCAGGACGGAGGAGCCCAGGGATTTGACTCACCCGGCGCCAGGAGGAGAGGGGCCGAGGgtcaccaccacagatgggAGGATGCCTATGAAAGGGAAGAGCGGGAGGGATggtgagagaggaaaaaagaggagaaaaaggaagaaatgatggACAGATGACAACGACACAGGAGAATGGGAGAAATGCTGGAAGCTAATATTCATGAAactattcatatttttttactgAGATTTATCCTTCATAAAATTCTTATATACTACACTAAAcagaacacacatttttctggCATGAGCTTTAATTATTCACTGTGCAACTTCACAACAGTGATCCAGAAAACAAGGTAAAGGTAAAGCAACTAGAAATGCTATATTTCTGTAAAATAACAGGCATCATGAAGGATAGCACACACTGGATAATACAAGACTGAAACTCAGATACaactttagtttttttcttctgctgcaCAGTTTGTGGCACATATTTACCAAAAGTGCTGATAATTATTGTAGCTACTTTTTATACTTCATCaagtagaaaaaaaactttaaaaaaaaatatgcaccTACCTGCAAAGACAGAACTGAAAGCAActaaaaaagaaatgaggaatTGATTTTCTCTGTTTATCCCGCGGGGTGAAGTGTGTTATGATGGAGTCACTTTCAGAGAGCCTTGCTGGATGTGAACAGCATAAACAGCCTGAGTTATATttgttcttttctgtctttgtttaccTTCAACCCCTTAACGTatgcacatttatttaaggAAACCTACTCATGACATTATCAGAAGTTCAGACACGTGTCTGTTGCACTGATGTATCTCCTGGGCTGGGTTAAACGTGCTTTTTGCAGAAGCGAAATATGAATATGACTGTATGAATGTATTTAGTTTGGTTCAATTTGAAACAGGTGCCAGGGTCAGTAATGTACGACCATAGCCAGTAAGGTACACATTTTAGTTAACATTGGCCTCAAGTGACTATTAATGCTTAATTTAAATTCAGCAATAAACAAGATAAAGAGTCTGCAGCCAAGCTAACAGCTCCTTGAGGCTACTTGTTTTTACTTGTAAATTACAATTACACACAATGTTACCATGGGGATGCTTGGCAGGTACAGCGTCTACCATATTCACTATCATATTTtggtgtgttagcatgctaacattagctaattaGCATTAGACACAGATGGTACAGGTGACGCTGACTAGAGGATAGTCAGGGGTTCATTGCCTCATACAGCATtatctggggaccatgaatgtgtgtacaaCATTTCATTGCAATTGATCCAACACATTCAGATTATGTCGGAAACTATTAATGGATCAGGGTGTCCACATGCTGTTAATAAGCCTAGAAAGTATTGTAATTTTTTGTGTAAATCTGAGAAAGTGAAATTGAAATGTCCTACATGTCATTAAGAGGTACTATTTTTTCATGACGCAACAACAGCTTTATTTGAGTCATATCGatattcttttaaatgtttataactggtctggttgcATATACAAACCAATGTGGCACAAAGGTTTTACTATGTCCATTTTATGAAGTCATTACAcctacattttgttttactcAACAATTTGAacaattttttttgtgtgttggtAAGATTCATGTGTCATGAGAAAAGTAATCAATAATCATGACTACAAGCTGTAATGCCTTCATAGTAATGGTGAactatttcatgtgtttttgtgggTATATACTCAAACATCTTTAATTGACTCTGTTGGGAATGTAATCACTGTCAGAAATGTTATTTAAACCAGCTGCCAATATCACAAACAGAGTTATAAATTAGTTCTCAGTGTACTGACACCAAAAGCTACTCAATGGCTCTTTCATTCCTATGAAGTTATGAatttatgtaatataatgttaCTGACTTTGTGTGAAACTGTTGCTGTTTCCTGGAATATATTTTGTACTCCTCTCTTGAATACAGCtgcaaatttgaaaaaaaaatgtgttgaagtCTATTGCTGCTGCTTCTTAATGGGTGGGTGGTGTGAAAGTCGCTGAAGCCACTGACTTCAGCGACTTTCATAACTAGTGACAACCTAACAAATATCGCCATGGAAACTTGAGGAAAATCAAAGAATAGCATGATTAAGTTAATTTCTCATTGCTCATATTGTGATACAGTACAATTACATTCCAGCACATTTATAAATGTAGACTACTTTATGATATAACAATAAtggcagagaaagaaaaagagatagtTCAAAAATGTACTGCTCTAAAAAAATATAAGCagaaaatattagaaatatTATGTACATAATTACTGTTACTTCTTTTGAGTGTTAAATTACTGGTGTGTTGAAATACTCCTattgaaaatatgtttattggtgtttaaatcatttttctgtGTAATTTCTGAGTAATTTAACAATGCTTCATTTTATAGTTTGTGTGCTGCCAGACATTCTCTCTTCATACTTTAATTCACACAGGAATCACAGTAACAACTTCTTATGTTCTGAATTGAAACTTTATTTCACTTATAGCAAAACAAAATACTTCTGAGTATGAACAGAAATATGAATATGAGCTGAGATAAAGAGGTAGCTTCTTATAGGACTGATGTTTTACTTTGTCGTCACTTTGTGGTCCTGACGAATGAAGCCCTAAGCTCAGAATCAAACCTGAAATTCAGGCTTTGGGCTCATATTCAGGCTCCTGAAGCACAGCACCCAGGTGATGGTCTGAGCCCGGGCACCGTTGCTGCCGCCGGTGCAGATCTCTTCCCTCTTAGTGCCTGATGCGCCTGATGGACTGGATCTTTGGAGTCTGGCAGTGGGAGCCCCAGTTCTTCCAGTGCTGGTAGTCTCCGCTGTGTCTCTCACACTCCATGATGTACTGCTGGCCTCTGTAGCCGGGGTACTCGTAGCACACAAAGCTGTACAAACACAGGCGACAGAGGAGGGTAAGAAGAGGGTAAGAGAGATACAGTCTCATAAGTTTCTTCAtgtgaacacattttaaacatgtgtttAAAGAACAAATGCTGTATGTTGTATTCTATTTAACCCCATCAGAACCACAATTGCTTAATCAGTTAGTAGTGGGCTATTATAGTCTCAATAGTTTCTGAAGTTTCCATAGATACCATTTATGTCATGGTGATTTGAAATCTGTATATTATAAGCCGCCTCCAGTCATGCCAGCAGCTATGTAACTCTCAGCTCTTGTAAGGAAAACATGGCTCTCTGATAGGCTGTTACCCTGTGAAAGCATCTGAGAAAAAATCCATTTAAAACTTATGAATATTTATAACTGGAGATTTGGATCTTATTAGAAAAAGAGAACTAATTAACTTTTATGTTAACTGCAGACATGATAACAAGGCATGGGGCAACCCCAAAGTTAATCTTTTAACTTATCTATAAAGCATTAGTAAATTATTTATAAACCATGAATAAGCTCATGAGTTTAAACATCTGCATCTTTTATAAAGGATGCCTTATTAGAAAGCTGCAGTGATATGTCTTATAGGTTTTTTCTGCTCCTGTCTTGATTTTATGCCTCTTTTTTTATCTCCATAAAATCCACAAAGATGTCTTCCTGATAAAAGGTTCCAATCAACTTGAGGTAGAAGGTGTTGGGAGAAGTACGGACTTACGCTCCACACTGCACATGCATGGACTCCACCTCAGGCTTGAACCATCCCATGGCCTGCAGGGAGGGGTAGTCGTCGCACAGCTCGGTGCAGCGGCCCATGAAGTTCTCCCTCTCGAAGATCATCATACGGCTGCTTTGGTGAGACTGTGAAGGGGGcggatggagagggagagatggaaaaGAACAGCGAGTCAGTATGTGTGTTACCATTGGAGCTGTCAGACAGATGTACAGCGAGAGCAGACGTTCGACACTGAgttgtctttctatttttgggCTGCCTCAGTCACTCGCTGTGTGGCTCACTCCTCTGTCACTCTGTCACTCAGTCATTCAGTCACTCACTATCATCTCCTGCTCTTTCACTCCCACCTCCCTCTTTCATTGTagccctcccctccctttcAGGTACTCACAGCGCAGTAGATGGGGCGGAAGGACATGAAGCGCTCTGTGTGGTAGGACAGGGAGCCGCTGTAGGACTCCCAGTTGGGGTACTCGCCTCTCTCCAGGATGAACTGCTGGCCCTGGAAGTCATGGTGCTCGAAACCAACCCAACTGGACAGAGAGGTGGAAAGGGTCAAATGAG contains:
- the cryba1l2 gene encoding crystallin, beta A1, like 2 is translated as MNRVTRTHMSSPMYFPSMGTAPFFKVTVFDREHFQGKCVEFTSECCNIHECGLDNIRSIRVESGAWVGFEHHDFQGQQFILERGEYPNWESYSGSLSYHTERFMSFRPIYCASHQSSRMMIFERENFMGRCTELCDDYPSLQAMGWFKPEVESMHVQCGAFVCYEYPGYRGQQYIMECERHSGDYQHWKNWGSHCQTPKIQSIRRIRH